In Listeria monocytogenes, the following proteins share a genomic window:
- a CDS encoding SIS domain-containing protein, with product MKNMDYYIRSEQSVYENIIRSRKELLQKVIQMEKVDYQAIVIFATGSSSNAAFAAQLYMSDKLAIPVYVEEPSTAGNYMLHLNKNTLYIAISQGGHSYSTIHLVKEIERQGGIVFTLTSDLTSPIAKESTRAIDLGMGIEEMPYVTLGYSATILMLNLMALELALLQEKISEAAYQSEIAELKKITSHLPKVVEKSAAWVDAHTQELMEAERVFFIGYGAAYGVAREGETKVTETIRITAFGKELEEYMHGPYIGLSEQDYIIFLEPQGLLEDRAEKLKQFLQGHVKKIRTFYADAGGEKTDDLLLGVRAAELLTPLFMTIPVHLLSFEISKKKGINLEVSAFPEFDQITKSKI from the coding sequence ATGAAAAACATGGATTATTATATCCGGTCGGAACAAAGCGTTTATGAAAATATCATCCGAAGTCGAAAAGAACTTTTACAAAAGGTCATTCAAATGGAGAAAGTGGACTATCAAGCAATCGTTATTTTTGCAACAGGTTCTAGTTCTAATGCGGCATTCGCAGCGCAGTTATATATGTCAGATAAACTCGCTATTCCCGTATATGTGGAAGAACCGTCTACTGCAGGAAATTACATGCTTCACTTAAACAAAAACACCTTATATATCGCTATATCACAAGGTGGGCACAGTTATTCCACTATTCATCTCGTAAAAGAAATTGAACGTCAAGGTGGCATTGTTTTCACTTTAACGAGCGACTTAACAAGCCCGATTGCTAAAGAAAGTACGCGGGCAATTGATCTCGGAATGGGCATAGAAGAGATGCCATATGTCACGCTTGGCTATAGCGCAACCATTCTCATGTTGAATTTAATGGCGCTTGAGCTAGCCCTTTTACAAGAAAAAATATCGGAAGCGGCTTATCAGTCAGAAATCGCGGAGTTGAAGAAAATCACCAGTCATTTGCCAAAAGTAGTAGAGAAATCAGCAGCTTGGGTAGATGCGCATACACAGGAATTGATGGAAGCGGAACGAGTTTTCTTCATAGGATACGGCGCCGCTTATGGTGTAGCGCGTGAAGGAGAAACAAAAGTAACAGAAACCATCCGGATTACAGCTTTTGGTAAGGAGTTAGAAGAATATATGCACGGACCTTATATAGGTTTATCCGAGCAAGACTATATTATCTTCCTTGAACCTCAAGGCTTACTAGAAGACCGCGCAGAAAAATTAAAACAATTTTTACAAGGCCATGTAAAGAAAATCCGAACATTTTATGCGGATGCAGGCGGGGAAAAGACAGATGATTTATTACTCGGTGTGCGGGCAGCAGAACTTCTGACGCCGCTGTTTATGACTATCCCGGTTCATTTATTATCCTTTGAAATTTCCAAGAAAAAAGGAATTAATTTAGAAGTATCCGCTTTTCCAGAATTTGACCAAATAACGAAATCCAAAATTTAA
- a CDS encoding substrate-binding domain-containing protein — MAATIREIAEKTGVSITTISQILNGKGERFSEVTREKVLKTAKEMSYKPNFFAKNMIVSHTNTIGMIVPEVTDPFFSQMVKGAEDYLNKEGYMIMLCNSSNDKEREDLYVEELLHRAVDGLIIASPNILLSGVIKRMEEKRSPYILLDRQRNPRQEGNIAIDDFKGGYMATEHLIELGHTRIGIIISDTSFYNVHERYEGYLACMKDYKLPVKEAWIVSGDQTMNGGYVATQKLLQENLSAIFATNDLMAMGTYRAALEKNLSIPNDLSVIGFDDIELSEYMTPPLTTIRQPIYGIGEIAAELLLKNLQNPTEKLENRLLDISLIKRSSTKNIDNK, encoded by the coding sequence ATGGCTGCAACCATCCGCGAAATAGCAGAAAAGACAGGCGTTTCAATTACGACGATTTCTCAAATTTTGAATGGTAAAGGGGAACGATTTAGCGAGGTAACTCGTGAAAAAGTCCTGAAAACAGCAAAAGAGATGTCCTACAAACCAAACTTTTTCGCCAAAAATATGATTGTTAGTCACACAAACACCATCGGAATGATTGTCCCGGAAGTAACCGATCCTTTTTTCTCGCAAATGGTGAAAGGGGCCGAAGATTACTTAAATAAAGAAGGCTACATGATTATGCTCTGTAACTCTTCTAATGATAAAGAACGTGAAGATTTATATGTAGAAGAATTATTGCACCGGGCTGTCGATGGCTTAATTATCGCCAGCCCTAATATTCTGCTTTCAGGTGTTATCAAACGCATGGAAGAGAAGCGTTCTCCGTATATTTTACTCGATCGTCAGCGGAATCCAAGGCAAGAAGGGAATATCGCGATTGATGATTTCAAAGGCGGTTATATGGCGACCGAGCATTTAATCGAACTAGGCCATACGCGCATCGGAATCATTATTTCGGATACTTCTTTTTATAACGTACATGAGCGTTACGAGGGTTACTTGGCGTGCATGAAAGATTATAAACTCCCAGTAAAAGAAGCTTGGATTGTGAGCGGGGACCAGACGATGAATGGTGGTTATGTTGCAACGCAAAAACTACTCCAAGAAAATCTGAGTGCTATTTTTGCAACCAATGATTTAATGGCGATGGGAACCTACCGAGCGGCACTCGAGAAAAACCTGAGCATTCCTAATGATCTTAGCGTCATCGGGTTTGACGACATTGAACTTTCCGAATATATGACACCGCCACTTACAACCATTCGCCAACCTATCTATGGCATCGGCGAAATCGCTGCCGAACTTTTACTGAAAAATCTTCAAAATCCAACCGAGAAATTAGAGAATCGTTTGCTTGATATTTCTCTAATCAAACGTAGTAGTACGAAAAATATTGACAACAAGTGA
- a CDS encoding PTS sugar transporter subunit IIA, with translation MKAIFVCTHGNAAKELIQSAEMICGKQENTSFVPFEVNESAENLQAKIASEVAKLDLTEGILFLTDLKGGTPFNVLVRLLGNFDAVELVAGVNIPLLLEAFISRETLSLKELANQVAETGRLGIYEYAAPLEEIEEDF, from the coding sequence ATGAAAGCAATTTTTGTTTGTACCCATGGAAATGCCGCAAAAGAACTCATTCAATCTGCGGAAATGATTTGCGGTAAACAAGAAAATACAAGTTTTGTTCCTTTTGAAGTGAATGAATCCGCGGAAAATTTACAGGCAAAAATTGCCAGTGAAGTAGCTAAACTCGATCTAACAGAAGGGATTTTATTTCTAACCGATTTAAAAGGTGGGACTCCGTTTAATGTACTCGTTCGCTTGCTTGGGAATTTTGATGCAGTAGAACTTGTCGCAGGCGTGAATATTCCGCTTTTATTAGAAGCATTCATCAGCCGTGAAACGCTATCCTTAAAAGAACTTGCGAATCAAGTTGCCGAAACTGGGCGGTTAGGGATTTATGAATATGCCGCGCCACTTGAGGAAATAGAAGAAGATTTTTAA
- the deoC gene encoding deoxyribose-phosphate aldolase — translation MTIAKMIDHTALKPDTTKEQILALTKEAREYGFASVCVNPTWVKLSAEQLAGAESVVCTVIGFPLGANTPEVKAFEVKDAIQNGAKEVDMVINIGALKDKDDELVERDIRAVVDAAKGKALVKVIIETCLLTDEEKVRACEIAVKAGTDFVKTSTGFSTGGATAEDIALMRKTVGPNIGVKASGGVRTKEDVEKMIEAGATRIGASAGVAIVSGEKPAKPDNY, via the coding sequence ATGACAATTGCCAAAATGATCGACCATACTGCATTAAAACCAGACACTACAAAAGAACAAATTTTAGCACTAACAAAAGAAGCGAGAGAATACGGTTTTGCTTCCGTATGCGTGAATCCAACTTGGGTAAAACTTTCCGCTGAACAACTTGCTGGAGCAGAATCCGTAGTATGTACTGTTATCGGTTTCCCACTAGGAGCGAATACCCCTGAAGTAAAAGCATTTGAAGTAAAAGACGCTATCCAAAACGGTGCAAAAGAAGTGGACATGGTTATTAATATTGGTGCACTAAAAGACAAAGACGACGAACTAGTAGAACGTGATATTCGCGCTGTAGTCGATGCTGCCAAAGGAAAAGCATTAGTAAAAGTAATTATCGAAACTTGCCTATTAACAGACGAAGAAAAAGTTCGCGCATGTGAAATTGCTGTAAAAGCGGGAACAGACTTCGTTAAAACATCCACTGGATTCTCCACAGGTGGCGCAACTGCCGAAGATATCGCCTTAATGCGCAAAACAGTTGGACCAAACATCGGCGTAAAAGCATCTGGTGGAGTTCGTACAAAAGAAGACGTAGAAAAAATGATCGAAGCAGGCGCAACTCGTATTGGCGCGAGTGCAGGTGTCGCAATTGTTTCCGGCGAAAAACCAGCCAAACCAGATAATTACTAA
- the budA gene encoding acetolactate decarboxylase: MDAVRKNRLFQHSTMAALVGGLFSGTTSFKELLQHGDLGIGTLDQFDGELIILDGEAFQIRSDGQAYKVKPEDTTPYASTTFFDADTSFSVSEPTSKQAVEEKIAELVQGPNVFYAVKMTGNFRYVDTRVVPKQQRPYPPLIEAVKEQPTYHFEYITGTIVGFWTPAYISGIGVSGYHVHFIDDMRKIGGHVFDYEMLEGTVEVAQQTEFELQLPQTTEFLRSDLSTPDMLEQIEAAEN, from the coding sequence ATGGACGCAGTTAGAAAAAATCGATTATTTCAACATTCTACAATGGCAGCACTTGTTGGTGGGCTTTTCAGCGGAACAACGAGTTTCAAAGAATTATTACAACATGGTGACCTCGGTATAGGAACACTTGACCAATTTGATGGTGAATTAATTATTTTAGACGGAGAAGCTTTTCAAATACGATCAGACGGGCAAGCTTATAAAGTAAAACCAGAAGATACGACACCTTATGCGAGCACCACTTTTTTTGATGCCGATACTTCTTTTTCTGTTTCCGAACCGACATCAAAACAAGCCGTGGAAGAAAAAATCGCAGAATTAGTACAAGGACCGAACGTTTTTTATGCAGTAAAAATGACCGGGAATTTCCGTTATGTGGATACACGCGTTGTACCAAAACAACAAAGACCTTATCCGCCACTCATTGAAGCGGTAAAAGAACAACCAACGTATCATTTTGAATATATTACGGGTACGATTGTTGGTTTTTGGACACCTGCTTATATTAGTGGTATTGGCGTTTCTGGTTATCATGTGCATTTTATTGATGATATGCGTAAAATCGGCGGTCATGTATTTGATTATGAAATGCTGGAAGGTACCGTAGAAGTTGCGCAACAAACGGAATTTGAACTACAATTACCTCAAACGACGGAATTCTTAAGAAGTGATTTAAGTACGCCGGATATGTTGGAACAGATTGAAGCCGCGGAAAATTAA
- a CDS encoding sugar-binding transcriptional regulator yields the protein MDKQKEQLSVEVARLYYQADLGQQEIATRLGVSRPTVSRLLQNAKTKGYVKIEVQDPFSNLTELAVALKEKYQLKNVTVAFSQTNDYSEITKQISQSAAEYLEEIIHDGDILGVSWGTTMYKIAQKLAPLKAEIKVVQLKGGVSHSDVNTYAAETLALFGAAYDTAPVSLPLPVVLDNPLAKQMVEADRHIKNIIELGKKANIAIFTVGTVRDEALLFRLGYFSNQEKARLKEKAVGDICSRFFTIDGEIADEKMDERTIGIDLQDLKQKETAILVAGGERKIKAIHGALRGGYANHFITDQFTAKQLLEQNFIN from the coding sequence ATGGATAAACAAAAAGAACAGCTCAGTGTAGAGGTTGCGAGACTTTATTATCAGGCGGATCTCGGTCAGCAAGAAATCGCCACGCGCCTAGGTGTATCCAGACCGACCGTTTCCAGGTTGCTCCAAAACGCGAAAACAAAAGGATACGTCAAAATCGAAGTCCAAGATCCATTTTCTAACCTAACAGAACTGGCCGTGGCTTTAAAAGAAAAATACCAACTTAAAAATGTCACCGTTGCGTTCAGTCAAACAAATGATTATAGCGAAATCACCAAGCAAATCAGCCAAAGTGCCGCTGAATATTTAGAAGAAATTATCCATGATGGCGATATTCTTGGCGTAAGTTGGGGAACAACGATGTACAAAATCGCCCAAAAACTAGCCCCGCTAAAAGCAGAAATAAAAGTCGTCCAACTTAAAGGTGGTGTGAGTCATTCTGATGTCAATACGTATGCGGCCGAAACATTAGCGTTATTCGGTGCAGCTTATGACACCGCGCCAGTATCACTTCCGCTTCCTGTAGTCCTTGATAACCCACTCGCTAAACAAATGGTAGAAGCGGACCGCCATATAAAAAATATCATCGAACTCGGTAAAAAAGCCAATATCGCTATTTTTACAGTAGGAACCGTGCGTGATGAAGCCTTGCTTTTCCGCCTAGGCTATTTTTCCAATCAAGAAAAGGCTCGCTTAAAAGAAAAAGCAGTCGGCGATATTTGTTCGCGATTTTTCACAATTGACGGCGAAATCGCTGACGAGAAAATGGACGAACGAACCATTGGCATCGACTTACAAGATTTAAAACAAAAAGAAACAGCCATTCTTGTCGCAGGTGGTGAACGAAAAATAAAAGCGATTCATGGTGCACTTCGAGGCGGTTATGCCAACCATTTTATTACCGACCAATTTACCGCAAAACAACTACTTGAACAAAATTTCATCAATTAG
- a CDS encoding PTS system mannose/fructose/sorbose family transporter subunit IID: MKMKSSDVLTKKDLMKVFWRSFTMEWSWNYERQSNLGYGFSMLPALNKIFKNDKDKRISSYQRHLEFYNVTPWLSTFPLGISIAMEEQSAKDKDFDTDSINNIKVALMGPLSGIGDSFFWGTLRVIATGIGTSLALQGNMLGPILFLLIFNIPAILTRYYGLFIGYNIGANFIEKIQKTGLMDKLSYGASVIGLAVVGAMVATMVNINMPMKFGSGDDAVTIQSVFDGIVPGILALGFTFFIFWLDKKGLKAHWILLLIAGIGILGAFTGLLK; this comes from the coding sequence ATGAAGATGAAGAGTTCTGACGTATTAACAAAAAAAGACTTAATGAAAGTTTTCTGGCGCTCGTTCACGATGGAATGGTCATGGAACTACGAACGACAATCCAATCTCGGTTATGGATTTTCCATGCTACCAGCCTTAAACAAAATTTTTAAAAATGATAAAGATAAACGAATTTCTTCTTATCAAAGGCATTTAGAATTTTATAACGTAACACCGTGGCTTTCCACTTTTCCGCTCGGGATTTCGATTGCGATGGAGGAACAATCTGCGAAAGATAAAGACTTTGACACAGACTCCATCAACAATATAAAAGTAGCGTTAATGGGACCGCTGAGTGGGATTGGAGATTCGTTCTTCTGGGGAACTTTACGCGTTATCGCTACAGGTATTGGAACTTCCTTAGCGCTTCAAGGAAATATGTTAGGGCCGATTTTGTTCCTTCTTATTTTCAATATTCCAGCTATTCTGACTCGTTATTATGGATTATTTATTGGCTACAATATCGGAGCTAATTTTATCGAAAAAATTCAAAAAACTGGATTAATGGATAAACTCTCTTATGGTGCTTCGGTTATCGGGCTGGCTGTAGTTGGTGCAATGGTCGCCACGATGGTGAATATTAATATGCCAATGAAATTTGGCTCTGGTGATGATGCAGTAACGATTCAAAGTGTTTTTGACGGTATCGTCCCAGGAATCCTAGCACTTGGCTTCACCTTCTTTATTTTCTGGTTAGATAAAAAAGGACTAAAAGCACATTGGATTCTGTTATTAATCGCAGGAATTGGGATTTTAGGAGCGTTCACAGGTCTATTAAAATAA
- a CDS encoding pyrimidine-nucleoside phosphorylase — protein sequence MRMVDIISKKRDGKALSTEEIQFFIDGYTNGEIPDYQASALAMAIFFQDMNDQERADLTMAMVGSGDTIDLSAIEGIKVDKHSTGGVGDTTTLVLAPLVAAVGVPVAKMSGRGLGHTGGTIDKLESIEGFHIELDKKDFIDLVNRDKVAVIGQSGNLTPADKKMYALRDVTGTVNSIPLIASSIMSKKIAAGADAIVLDVKTGAGAFMKTDEDAENLAHAMVRIGNNVGRNTMAVISDMSQPLGEAIGNALEVKEAIDTLKGQGPEDLTELVLVLGSQMVVLAKQAETLDEARAKLIEVIENGAALEKFKTFLSNQGGDASIVDHPEKLPQAKYQIEVPAKSSGFVSQIVADEIGIAAMILGAGRATKEDEINLAVGLMLRKKVGDAVKEGESLVTIFADQEDVESVKAKIYENIQISDYATAPTLVHKVITE from the coding sequence ATGAGAATGGTGGATATTATTTCCAAGAAAAGGGACGGAAAAGCTTTATCAACAGAAGAAATTCAGTTTTTCATTGATGGGTATACAAATGGGGAAATTCCAGATTATCAAGCAAGCGCTCTAGCCATGGCAATCTTTTTTCAAGATATGAACGACCAAGAACGCGCAGATTTAACAATGGCAATGGTTGGTTCTGGCGACACGATTGACCTATCTGCAATTGAAGGAATCAAAGTCGACAAACATAGTACTGGCGGTGTTGGCGATACGACGACACTTGTTCTTGCTCCACTTGTAGCAGCAGTTGGCGTACCGGTTGCAAAAATGTCTGGACGCGGATTAGGTCACACAGGTGGCACAATTGATAAACTAGAATCTATCGAAGGCTTCCACATTGAACTGGATAAAAAAGATTTCATTGACCTAGTAAACCGCGACAAAGTAGCAGTTATTGGTCAATCAGGTAACCTTACACCAGCAGATAAAAAAATGTACGCGCTTCGTGATGTAACAGGAACCGTGAACTCAATACCACTAATTGCAAGCTCTATTATGAGTAAAAAAATTGCAGCAGGCGCAGATGCAATCGTACTTGATGTAAAAACAGGTGCCGGTGCATTTATGAAAACCGACGAGGACGCCGAAAACCTAGCACATGCAATGGTTCGCATCGGTAATAATGTTGGTAGAAATACAATGGCAGTCATTTCTGATATGTCCCAACCACTTGGCGAAGCAATCGGAAATGCTTTAGAAGTAAAAGAAGCCATCGATACATTAAAAGGCCAAGGACCAGAAGATTTAACAGAATTAGTTCTTGTGCTTGGTAGCCAAATGGTCGTACTTGCTAAACAAGCGGAAACACTCGACGAAGCCCGCGCTAAACTAATCGAAGTAATCGAAAACGGTGCAGCACTTGAGAAATTCAAAACTTTCCTTTCCAATCAAGGTGGCGATGCAAGCATTGTTGATCACCCAGAAAAACTTCCGCAAGCAAAATACCAAATCGAAGTACCCGCTAAATCATCTGGCTTCGTAAGTCAAATCGTTGCCGATGAAATTGGTATCGCTGCAATGATCCTAGGCGCCGGTCGCGCAACGAAAGAAGACGAAATCAATCTAGCAGTAGGTTTAATGCTACGCAAAAAAGTGGGAGATGCTGTTAAGGAAGGCGAATCACTCGTAACGATTTTCGCCGACCAAGAAGATGTCGAAAGCGTAAAAGCAAAAATCTACGAAAACATTCAAATTTCCGACTACGCAACAGCACCAACCCTTGTTCATAAAGTTATTACAGAATAA
- a CDS encoding SIS domain-containing protein: MLKFDEQKVRENMEGALKLRPQINEVVDQIHGRGFSNICWLGIGGTYASAMQAVVHMKEKTALETFYENAAVFLTTGNKRVTKDTLVVISSVTGSTQEVVDAVKKCNEIGATVFGFIDKAEAELATLVDHLISYPLNEQLKFFMVADRFMYLAGEFEDYDAFYQEMDQHFAKGIVEVEKAADKFGQEFALKHHQDDIHYFVGAGNQWGATYSYAMCYWEEQHWIKTKSIESHEFFHGMFEIVERDTPVTIYVTEDSQRSLSERVVNFIPQICANYTVIDAKDYDMPGISAKFRGALSPFIIHAVNNRIDVHVEKINCHPMEIRRYYRQLDY; this comes from the coding sequence GTGCTAAAATTTGATGAACAAAAAGTGAGAGAAAACATGGAAGGGGCGCTTAAATTACGCCCGCAAATTAATGAAGTAGTTGACCAAATACATGGCCGCGGCTTTAGTAATATTTGTTGGTTAGGAATTGGCGGTACATACGCGTCTGCCATGCAAGCAGTGGTGCATATGAAAGAAAAAACAGCATTAGAAACTTTTTATGAAAATGCAGCTGTGTTTCTAACGACAGGCAATAAACGTGTTACTAAAGATACCCTTGTAGTCATTTCATCGGTAACTGGAAGTACGCAAGAAGTGGTAGATGCTGTGAAAAAATGTAATGAAATTGGCGCAACTGTATTTGGATTTATTGATAAAGCAGAAGCAGAACTTGCGACTTTAGTAGATCATTTAATCTCCTATCCGTTAAATGAACAATTAAAATTCTTCATGGTAGCAGATCGTTTTATGTATTTAGCTGGCGAATTTGAAGATTACGATGCGTTCTATCAAGAAATGGATCAACATTTTGCTAAAGGGATTGTCGAAGTAGAAAAAGCGGCGGATAAATTTGGTCAAGAATTTGCGCTAAAACATCATCAAGACGACATTCATTATTTCGTTGGTGCTGGGAACCAGTGGGGCGCGACCTATTCTTACGCAATGTGTTATTGGGAAGAGCAACACTGGATTAAAACAAAATCAATTGAATCTCACGAGTTTTTCCATGGCATGTTTGAAATTGTAGAACGCGATACGCCGGTTACTATTTATGTGACAGAAGATAGCCAGCGTTCTTTAAGCGAGCGAGTAGTTAATTTCATTCCGCAAATCTGTGCCAATTATACAGTCATTGATGCAAAAGATTACGATATGCCGGGTATTTCCGCCAAATTCAGAGGAGCGTTATCACCATTTATTATCCACGCGGTAAATAATCGCATTGACGTACATGTGGAAAAAATTAACTGTCATCCAATGGAAATCAGAAGATATTATCGTCAGTTAGACTATTAA